In Triticum aestivum cultivar Chinese Spring chromosome 5B, IWGSC CS RefSeq v2.1, whole genome shotgun sequence, the following proteins share a genomic window:
- the LOC123113416 gene encoding probable N-acetyltransferase HLS1, whose protein sequence is MVEAAAVVAEEEHDAAVREYDDVRDRSGVEEVERECEVGSSGGGGGEMCLFTDLLGDPLCRIRNSPDFLMLVAETATGSGGGGGAEIIGLVRGCVKSVVSGGSHSKDPIYTKVAYILGLRVSPNHRRKGVGRKLVERMEQWFRQKGAEYSYMATEQDNEASVRLFTSRCGYSKFRTPSLLVHPVFRHALKPSRRASIVRLEPRDAERLYRWHFAAVEFFPADIDAVLSNALSLGTFLALPAGTSWDGDVEAFLAAPPASWAVLSVWNCMDAFRLEVRGAPRLMRAAAGATRLVDRAAPWLRIPSIPNLFAPFGLYFLYGLGGAGPEAPRLVRALCRHAHNMARRGGCGVVATEVAALEPVRAGVPHWARLGAEDLWCIKRLADGYNHGLLGDWTKAPPGSSIFVDPREF, encoded by the exons ATGGTTGAGGCGGCAGCTGTAGTGGCAGAGGAGGAGCATGACGCGGCGGTGCGGGAGTACGACGACGTCCGCGACCGCAGCGGCGTGGAGGAGGTGGAGCGGGAGTGCGAGGTGGGgtccagtggcggcggcggcggcgagatgtgcCTCTTCACGGACCTCCTCGGCGACCCGCTCTGCCGCATTCGCAACTCGCCGGACTTCCTCATGCTG GTCGCGGAGACAGcaaccggcagcggcggcggcggcggcgcggagataATCGGCCTCGTCCGCGGCTGCGTCAAGTCCGTCGTCTCCGGCGGCTCCCACTCCAAGGACCCCATCTACACCAAGGTCGCCTACATCCTCGGCCTCCGCGTCTCACCCAATCATCG GAGGAAAGGGGTGGGGAGGAAGCTCGTGGAGAGGATGGAGCAATGGTTCCGGCAGAAGGGCGCGGAGTACTCGTACATGGCGACGGAGCAGGACAACGAGGCCTCCGTGCGCCTCTTCACCTCCCGCTGCGGCTACTCCAAGTTCCGCACGCCGTCGTTGCTCGTGCACCCGGTGTTCCGCCACGCCCTCAAGCCCTCGCGCCGCGCGTCCATCGTGCGCCTCGAGCCCCGCGACGCCGAGCGCCTCTATCGCTGGCACTTTGCCGCCGTCGAGTTCTTCCCCGCCGACATAGACGCCGTGCTGTCCAACGCCCTGTCGCTCGGCACGTTCCTGGCACTGCCGGCGGGCACGAGTTGGGACGGGGACGTCGAGGCGTTCCTGGCCGCGCCGCCGGCTTCGTGGGCGGTGCTGAGCGTGTGGAACTGCATGGACGCCTTCCGCCTCGAGGTACGTGGCGCACCCCGCCTGATGCGCGCCGCGGCCGGCGCAACGCGGCTGGTGGACCGAGCGGCGCCGTGGCTCAGGATACCCTCCATCCCGAACCTCTTCGCGCCGTTCGGGCTCTACTTCCTCTACGGCCTGGGCGGCGCCGGGCCGGAGGCGCCGCGGCTGGTGCGCGCGCTGTGCCGGCACGCGCACAACATGGCCCGACGCGGCGGGTgcggcgtggtggccaccgagGTCGCCGCCCTCGAGCCCGTCCGCGCCGGGGTGCCGCACTGGGCGCGCCTCGGCGCCGAGGACCTCTGGTGCATCAAGCGGCTCGCCGACGGCTACAACCACGGGCTGCTCGGCGACTGGACGAAGGCGCCGCCCGGGAGCTCCATCTTCGTCGACCCCAGAGAGTTTTAG